From one Magnolia sinica isolate HGM2019 chromosome 18, MsV1, whole genome shotgun sequence genomic stretch:
- the LOC131232836 gene encoding cell number regulator 6-like has translation MAEDNVKSRYVKLTKEQDAPIEEIQPGELNQPVQVPQLAGRRCNECGQPLPESYAPPADEPWTTGIFGCAEDKDSCWTGLFCPCVLFGRNVESLREDITWTKPCICHAICVEGGIALAAATAVFHGIDPRTSFLICEGLLFAWWMCGIYTGLFRQSLQKKYHLKNSPCDPCMVHCCMHWCALCQEHREMKGRLSDNVIMPMTIINPPPMQEMNMTENRVSATSENGVEHTNLEIQAL, from the exons atGGCGGAAGACAATGTGAAATCGCGATACGTGAAGCTAACGAAGGAGCAGGATGCGCCGATCGAGGAGATTCAGCCTGGAGAGCTCAATCAGCCCGTTCAGGTTCCTCAG TTGGCTGGCCGCAGATGTAATGAATGTGGACAACCACTTCCTGAAAGTTATGCGCCCCCTGCAGATGAACCTTGGACAACTGGAATTTTCGGCTGTGCTGAAGATAAGGATAGTT GCTGGACTGGACTGTTTTGCCCATGTGTGTTGTTTGGGCGTAATGTCGAGAGCTTGAGAGAAGACATCACCTGGACCAAACCATGCATTTGTCATGCCATTTGTGTCGAAGGCGGCATTGCACTAGCAGCCGCAACTGCAGTATTCCATGGCATTGATCCAAGGACTTCGTTCCTTATTTGTGAGGGCTTATTGTTTGCCTGGTGGATGTGTGGCATCTATACTGGTCTCTTTCGGCAATCTTTACAAAAGAAATATCATCTCAAG AATTCTCCATGTGATCCATGCATGGTTCACTGCTGCATGCACTGGTGTGCCCTCTGTCAAGAGCACCGAGAAATGAAGGGACGCCTTTCTGATAACGTCATCATGCCCATGACCATCATAAACCCTCCCCCCATGCAGGAAATGAACATGACCGAGAACCGGGTGTCCGCAACCTCCGAGAATGGCGTGGAACATACTAATCTGGAGATACAGGCGTTATAG